The DNA window AAGCAAAACCAAGTAGTGTGTTCTAAGCATAAAAAGTCCTGAGTTGACGTTGTCCAGGTAAACCTTTGTGAACAGTGGTACGGGACAGAACAATATAAATTCCACAGTTTCGGGTAATGTTTTCTTCTTAAGATACAGTTAGAAGTCCATCCCTGAAGACTATGGATTATATTCATTTCTGAGAAAGATCATCATGGCTGAATGGTGGTTTAACTTGAAGTTTTGAATTTAAAGATAATTAATGTATATTGGAAATCGGGTCATTTCATAGTTTTGGCCATTGCTTCCTTTGATAATGAACACATCAATAGGTATACAACTGGGAAGGTTAGGGAAAGGTTTGGCAGTAAAACCAATGTAATGTAAACTATGTTACAACAAACATCATATGTAATAAATgtactgttttcttttatctttacCATCCCTGCCTACCATAATTACGGAAAATGAGTAGATCCCACTTGGTGGCCGATGAGTGGAGTAGAAGATGACAGGACACATGGAGGATGAAAGGGACAACAGGTTTtcatgagggagggggggggggtggaggaggaaggctaACGTGCATCATTATAGTTTCCCAGTGAGCGTGTGCGGCGAGGCAGACATGTGAGTACGTGTGTCCAAATCAGAGCTCTGTTTCTATGGCGGCACTCAAAGTTCATGATGACCTTTGAGCTTTTTTTGCTGCAGTCCGTTTAATCAACAATGGGAGTGTTGTAATTCTGGAACAGAGGCTGCATGAAGAGGCCCAGCGTcccgaccacacacacaaacacgaagATCCACAGGAAGAGACGGTCGATCACCATGGCTACGTACTTCCAGTCTTCAATGATCTGTAGAGAGAAGTTAAGATTTTAAATTTCACCCGTTTTGTTCTTTGTCTTCAACGTAAGTGAACCCAattgttatttattgttattttatcattttgtgATGACATTATTTCTAATATCACGCCTAATGATTTAATGGCTTGTGCCAAAGGTTCTTTGGACTCTGCTAACATTGTGGTAGATTTTCCTCATGCTGAACAGGATCATTTATCACACGGAGCCAAAAGAATCACCACTGATGTACAATATTTTGAAATAACTTAGACAGAAATTCACAATTGAGCTATTCACAGAAAAATGACCATTCCTAACACAATCATTTAGGTAGTCCATGACATAGCATAAGGTGCGATGAGCTAACCTGTCCAAAGTTGTAGAAGATTATCATAAATGTCATAAGGTCATAGGTCAAACATCCTACTAGAGGGCCTGTCACACAGGTACAAATCTATAAAAAGTTGTTCTTCATTTAAGAACCAGAGCCAGTCTCTTATTTTTAGACATTTGGCCAAATTGTACGTGCCGCTACACCTACCCCTTCATCATCGTCCTCGCTCTTCATCTTCTCGGCGATGTAGCGCACTCCGTCCACCGCGTCCTCCGTGTCAATGTTGGACTTGAGCGTCATCCTCTTCCTGAACTCGGTGTTCTCCGGCAAGTCGCTGATCCTCCAGCCGTAGCGTTTGGCCGAATCCTCGTTCACGAAGAAGGACGAGGAGCAATCTGCCATCCCCGCAGGACCTCCCGCTCCTCCGTCCGCTCCACGCAGCCTGAGGTCGGAGTACGACCGCTGCTGGTGTTTTTTGCGGAACTTCTCGCGGATGTTCGAGCTACCGGGCCGCCGCATGAAGAGGTAAGAGGGGAGCCGATACAGGAAGACGCGCTTGACCCAAGGAGGCAtggtgtgtgtgctgggggaGCGATGGTGCACGTTGAGCACGCAAACGCTGGTGACGATGGAGAAGGTGACCAGCACCATTGAAAACATCAGGTACTTTCCAATCAGAGGCACTGCTAAAGACGTGGGCGGCACAATCTTTGAAATGAGGAGTAGAAACACAGTCAGGGCCAAGAGGACCGAGATGCAGAGAGTCATCTTCTCACCGCAGTCTGACGGGAGGTAGAACACCAGAATGGCCAGCGACGTTATCAGGATGCAGGGGATGATCAGGTTGATGGTGTAGAAGAGAGGCTTTCTCTTGATGATGAAGTCATAGGTGATGTCCAGGTACCTGATGTCATTAGGGTCTTCGTTCTTGCGTCCAGGCAGGGAAACTATATCCCACTCGCCGCTGGGTTTGAAGTCGTCACGTGAGGCAAAATcactgaggaggatgaggtcaaTCTCCGTGTGGTCGTAGGTCCAGGAGCGGAACTTGAGGGTGCAGTTCTGCTGGTCGAAAGGGAAATCACGCACTTCGATTTTGCAGGCCGACTTGTAGATGGCCGGCGGGAGCCAGGCCACCTCGCCATTGTTGGAGACAACGACATTGGAGTAGAAGGACACTTCATACGTCCCATCggcactgaaaaaaacaaacatgtaatgtaaaaggaggaaaaacGAACGAGGTAAGCGGAAAAAAAACGGTTATTATATTTTGTAGACGGTTAACTACCACTTTCAGTACAGTTAGATAGTGTCGTCCAGTGGTTCCTAATCTAGGGATTGGGCCCCTCAAAAGGGTCAGAACATACATTTGAGCGGTCGAGACTTCATTTGAGACACAAAAAAGTAATTCGTAAATGACATAAAAGAAACTCGCAGAAGCACATGAAAGACCCAGGTGTTGGCGTTCATTGTTGAGCGATCACTCAGCAAATGAAGGCGGTGGGGCTCATTTCTTCTTGAATTAACTCATTATAGCATTAGCATGTCGTGTATTAACTTTGCCTCGCAGCCATTTTATACAGCTGCAAGATGATTTTGGTGGATTCCTACTGaatgtggaaaaacacacaataatgtaggtgttgtgttttcctatttcAGAGTTGTCTGAATCTGCAGTAATATTACAAAATGCCATATTGTGAAATGCAgctgaaacatttgaaatgtcagGTTTGCTGCAAGCTAGTTGCTTTCAATAACACTGTTTTTAATCATAAAAGTGAGATACAATCACTTGACGTTGCCATTGGTTATGTGAAAAAAAGTGTCACCAAATGCACCGTTGTCTTAGCAACACATTTAATAACTTCAATATGTCCCGCTCTTGTTTTCTCTGTAAGGCCTATTATAATCTCTCATCCCTTAAAAGACTCATCACCATGAGACTGTCTAGACAGTGTGAACACAACTCATTTTACTTAAAGAGGTGAAAAGTGGGATGAGAGAAGGCATAAGAAGGTTTTAAGAAAATGGggatttttaataaaatgtctcattgtttgtgtttgttgcttttttaatcACTCATTTTGTGTTCCGCGGAGGCGACATACTTGTTGTAGAGAACGATGTCCGGGAGCCAGATGTGTTGTGACGGAAGCCGAATTTTCTTGATTCCCTCATACTGTTCAGGTTCCCACATTAATCTGTAGTCATTCCACACCTGATGAAGAGGTGCACACGTGAGGATAAAGATGAATGTATCTAACTCATCTTTATAGCCTCTAGTGCACAATCAACACAAAGAACAAGAGAACGAGACGCAAACCTGGCTGAGCCAGCAGTTGGTGGTCATGATCTGCTCCCTCTCGTTCTGAAACACAGACAGGGAGAAAGAAGGGAACTCAGAGAGCAGTCTCCAACACGGGTCTTCTTTTAGCTTCATAGGATTAGCAGGAGATGCCCGTTTAACACCAGGagagtgtgtgtcctcaccacgTTGATCAGCTGGGCCAGAGACACCTGGATGTAGATGGTGACCTGCTGGCTGTTGTTGACCGCCGGTCTGATCAGCTTGTTGTAGCGCTCTGGGGACAAGAGTTGACTCACCAGTCGTTCCTCGACCTCCGCACACAAGgcagctgtaaacacacacgcacacatacgtAGAAGGCGTAAAAAAAGGGATTTGGTATGCAGCTACGTACAATCAATCCGTACCTGTATTAACAGCTCGGTCCAAGTCGACCGGCTAGTCGGAATTATCATTCACAGATCATGGGAATTAAAGCTGAACTTGTACATTTTGCTGCATGGGAGTGAAAcgtattttattttagaaggCTAGAACATCCCGTGGTAGTTATGTCATCTCATTGTGTCGGACACCTGGCCAAAACTGTCCAACTGAAGCTCTGCACGACCACATCATTTCCCTAATCTTATCATCTCAGTGGAGTGAGTATTGAGATGCTGCGCGCATACCCGAATGACACGGTGTGTTGACGGAGCCTCTGATTGTATAATGTGTCTGTGAGTCTTAAACAATCAGGTATGGTGACTACACACACGTGGGGTAGTGAATGTTATCCACCCCTGAGTTCCACTTTCCGTGATGCGATGAATAGTCCGAAAGTGGCGCGGACCAAACCCACAACATCCGAAGCAAACACAAACCCGCACAGATGCTCGTAGAAGTGGTTTGTGAAACGATATTTAAATATCGTGCCGTGAGGTCAATTAGTTCCACAGATGTAATGACTTTGTAATGGAAGTAACGTGAGTAATGAGTGTGCGGGTGTGTCTCTGATCTGGGTGAGATTACAGACGTGATGTAATGGTGTATTCAGTGTCACACACGTcgacatataaacacacatatacctTCTTACTTTCTACCCAGGCTTTTCATACATGGCATAACGGATGTCTTTAATGCGTGCAATCTTCTGTAATATGACAATAGTGAGTTTCGGGGAAAGAAAAACCATTCAGTCGAGTCCCTTCCTTTTGGCTCGTTTATTATAGATTGCATCACTTCACATCTGCATAGCTGCTATACctcttttgaaaaaagaaacctgGTTTCCTCCTGTACAAGCCAAAAGGCACTCTCTGTCACAGCCGCTTTCATTTAAAAGCTTTTCTCCTGTGTATGTCATGTACCTGTTCtctcctgttttctttcttttgttttcatgtgtttctttctttacGGGAGGATTATGTGACCATGTCAACAGATAAaatagagaagagagagaggtggattACAGAACAGGTCAATGCTGTATCTATCACAGCCAAGAACCGTACAACTTCATCATTGAAAAGGTTGACACATGAGATTAATCTCAATCTAATTTGGGAAAAGTGAACAAGACACCGGAGGAATCAGTAAATTTACTAATCTCTGTaagtatatatatttcttcctCTTGTAAGACTCCAAATAATTTCTCTCCCCGTCCATCAACTGCACACCTGCTGCCAATTTGGTCATCAGTTCCCCAGTGTATAAATGTCTATGATGTCTTCATACCACACTTTCAGGCCTATTCTCTTACTTTGTCCTTCAGAGTTCCTGCAGTGTATTTTCCACATTGAACcaacaaaacatttaacagaAACATGCAGTGATTAGATTCTAATACCATTGTCAtccgggaggagggagggggtctcAACTACTGAGTGTGACACTATCCAAGCTGATTTTTAGgagaatatttttgttgttataTTTTTGTCACCAGTCATATCGAAAAAGCTCTGCAAAAGATTTTGAGCTGACATCAGCAGCACACTCCAGGAATCTGAGAACTGTGCAGTTGGCAGCTTTTGACAACTATGAATATTGTGTATTTTGTCACTTTACTTCCACTTGTTGTCAGCATTGCTGCCAACTGTCATATCAATATATCCAAGATGAAAATATTTTATGACACATGTCAGGTACAACTAAAGGCACTGAGCTTTAAAGGCAGGTGCAGGAAAGAGATAGTGTGTGAGTTCTACTCTGGGTCAGTTCACGTTAACCTCAAGCAGGCCTCAGTTTGAAGAGGAGACCAGAGACGTGTCCGACATCTGAGCAACTGTGACATGACCCAAAACCTCAAGGGTGAATGTCCTGAGAGAGACACCATCACTGTGTCTGTCAGGATGCCACacagagaggagatggagacacATAACaggaaaaaagaggcaaaagacacacacaacacatcacacaaaacaaaacaaaacaaacaaaaaaaattaccGAATTAATACCataatttcacaaaataaaatacaatattgtCACTCCGTGTGCGATGATTCAGTAAAATCTCAGCGATTCATACATGTGTTGAATGGGTTCAAAGCCAATATTTGTAATAAGGCTGCACACTGCCGCAGAATGGCACTcaagtttattattttaattaaaaggagCTGCCTTGGAACAAGAACATACACTTTATAAATCCCAATCAGCTCATTGTTTTAGCTTTATTGGTCATTGGGCTTTGGTTCATTTAATTATAGTCTCAGTAAAATGCAAAAGCAGCTAAACCGGCAAGCAGTGACAAGCATAGAGTTGGACACAAAATGGAGATAATTATCTTATTATAAAGTTATCTATGCTGTTGAGTCATTATCTAGGATGatcaaaggaaataaacaaTGTGCAGATTATGGAAAACATTCACCCATTAACATCCAAGGAGCACTCTACCTGCATGAAGTTAATTTGAAACATCATGAGGAGTCCTACTCAAACATCTTTTGTGTTTTATCTCCATTTATGAACTCCATTAAAGTAACCATGGTGACATTGATGGCTTGCAGAAAGCCTGAATTAactgaattaaatgaaatttgACAAGACATGAGCTTTTACCAGGAAGGGAggtaaaatactaaaataatgaTATTGGTTACATTATGCAAAAGCTagaattctttgtttttcagccataTGGACTCAAATTCATGATATCTTGGCATCTTCTGTATCAATGTTGACCCTTCTGTTGTTGTCCTCTCACGTTAATATCCAGTAATATGTACTGTAGTGTCCTTAGCTTTCCTCTGTATTAACTTATTTCTGCAAGAGAATGTAAGGATAATAGCATAAATATAAACCCAGGACCCACTCTATGTGACTAGTGGAAAGGACTGACGGAGAGTTGCAGTGTGGGCTGTATGGAGCAATGTTAGGGTTTGACACTACATGCTGGAACTGTACATGAGGCTAAAATGAGATGTGTATGAGCTCAATGTAAGTAGAGACAGAGCATTAGGGAGTCTACCGGCAGGACCCACCAcacatgtatgcacacacatatacacacatttctCTCCGCCCTGCTGCGCTCTCCATACCTCAATTATTCATTgcctctaaaataaaaataccatcATCTCACAAGGAGATATTCAACCACGATAAAAGATTACTCTCCAGGTATTTTAAAACCAAATCAAAATTGCATGTAGTCACCATCACAACATATAGAATTCAGGAATTgagacaaaaaacattcatacaCGCtattttgctgatgtgtttaGAGGTTGCCGATGGGTGGACAGGCCTTCTTATGGGTCAGGTGAACAGAGAGGAAAGCGTCCACACTCGGCATTCTGTAGGATATTGTTTAGTTCAGTGAATTATTCAATCCttccatctggggggggggggggggggggctttctgggGCCAAAACCATTAAGGAATCAGCGGTCTTTGGCTTTCATCAGCGCACTGCCCGTATCAGTGTTGTTATAAAATACAACCACATGCCACTCAAATGCATCCGCAGTCACATGGTCAAGTTCCTGTAGGTATTTACTACTGCTGACATCTGCAAAGAGACTTTGAGTGGGGCTTTGAGTGGGGCTGTTTGTAAGTCTTGGGTGTGCGATAGTCGGGGGGACCTCCGGCCACCCACATGACCCTGAACGGGATCAGCAGTGTGAGGACAAAAACATCTGTTCTTCTACTAAGataattttctttatttcccctTGCCCCATGTTTCTTTCTGTCCTGCTTTGCTCTTTTCCTCTCGGTGGTGACaggaacagaagagagagacaggccaCAGTAAAATCAGCTTTCTTCTGTCCTTCGGTATCATTGGAATCACATGTAAATACTACCTTTCTTGTAAATGCATCCGATGCGGATCTCTCTGGTTTCAGATTACATATAGTGTATTCATCTGCCTACTTTCTCTCATTGAAAGTGCAACATCCAAATATGCCGGCCCGAACAAAGATTAAGTGTTGACCTACTGACAGCGAGGACTCTTGACACATTTGCAGTTATGAGAAAGAGGTTATAAAGTAAAGGGCAGGACAAAACCTAGAGCTGCATATTTCTGCACTCCAAAAAGTTACGCGTTAACCAGAGGGTTGTGGATAAGCAGAGTCAGGGTTGTCACACACAGATAGCATAATTTCCTCTCTGCTTGCACCCTTGGGCATCTTGCAAGCTTTTAATGAGCAAAACATTTAACCGAATGTTGCTACGGTACACATTGACACATTTATAACAGCATGCTGTTAATAGTGAGAGAAACCGAGAGGACAGGAGACATGGGGCAGTGATTAGCAACTAAATGTATCAGAGAAGTTACAGaataagagagggagaggaaacgtATAAGAAATGAAGTGACAGAGATGGCAGAGAGAGTGACAGCGGATCGCTGGAGGCTGAAATGTAGACAAACAACGTGGCTGCATTGATTTGGTCTTTTAACTGTATGAAAGGGTGAAGCTAAGGAGCCACTGTCATCACTGCTTTTAAATACAGCACGGGTAAtgatgaaagaagagaaaacgtTCTCAATCTGAAAAAATATGGGATTCATAATGTCAAAGAAAGGGGAATGGGAGAGGGTTTGATCAACAAGAAGATGCACTCAACGTGACACACAAATAACCCAAAATTAATCTGAGAGCAAATGTGCTTCctaaagtcactttggataaagtGAACCCACGATTCAGATGGCCCTGTAAGGTGCTACAATTCTGAGGATGCAAATTAAGACAAGTATCTAAACACACCCAATGAGGAAGATGACTCAATGGGTGCTTGGGTTCTCCCTGCTGCGTTTATGCAGCACTGATACGTTTAGATcacagcaccatggacagctcAACAGAAACGTCCTCAATTGATCCCTGTTACTATAATCAGAGGACATTGACACACATTGCAGGCCCTGGGGGCCGCGGGATACCAGTTTGTCATTTTGTCAAGTCGATGCATGTCCACAATAAGATCTAAACCCCCCAAGAGGGAAATGGAATGTGTGCAGCAATGCATCCCCCTTTCAGCATCGCACTCATGCAGAATTCAGCAATTTAATTAAGACTccatggttttttttaaactgggcACTTAGTTCATTTAGGCGACGTGTAAAATCACGTGTTAAGTTGTCAGCAGAACGGAAATACCAGGATTTCCCCCGCTGGCCCGCTTTCCGGTTAAACTCTGATTTATCCAGTTTTCCAAAAGACAAATCAAGCGCTCACGCAGAGCATCCATCGCATTTTTAGCTCTTAAGGACGGAGGGCTGATGTTTGGATTCAAATCACATGGGTTACATTTCTTAATATTGCAAACACTTCCCGGACCTGTTAGATATAAGAACTGTCATGCACACGGCCCAGGGAGCGAGAGTGTGACACCCTGAGCCTCTTACGCAGAGCAGAAGCATCCCTTGTCCCGTTCCGGGAGGATTTGAAAGGATTACTCACTTGCCACGGTGAGAACCAGGAGAGCCAGCGCTGCTTTCACCGGGGCTGccatctcttcctcccctccagtGC is part of the Pungitius pungitius chromosome 2, fPunPun2.1, whole genome shotgun sequence genome and encodes:
- the LOC119211624 gene encoding neuronal acetylcholine receptor subunit beta-2-like; the encoded protein is MAAPVKAALALLVLTVATALCAEVEERLVSQLLSPERYNKLIRPAVNNSQQVTIYIQVSLAQLINVNEREQIMTTNCWLSQVWNDYRLMWEPEQYEGIKKIRLPSQHIWLPDIVLYNNADGTYEVSFYSNVVVSNNGEVAWLPPAIYKSACKIEVRDFPFDQQNCTLKFRSWTYDHTEIDLILLSDFASRDDFKPSGEWDIVSLPGRKNEDPNDIRYLDITYDFIIKRKPLFYTINLIIPCILITSLAILVFYLPSDCGEKMTLCISVLLALTVFLLLISKIVPPTSLAVPLIGKYLMFSMVLVTFSIVTSVCVLNVHHRSPSTHTMPPWVKRVFLYRLPSYLFMRRPGSSNIREKFRKKHQQRSYSDLRLRGADGGAGGPAGMADCSSSFFVNEDSAKRYGWRISDLPENTEFRKRMTLKSNIDTEDAVDGVRYIAEKMKSEDDDEGIIEDWKYVAMVIDRLFLWIFVFVCVVGTLGLFMQPLFQNYNTPIVD